A genomic window from Streptomyces broussonetiae includes:
- a CDS encoding amidohydrolase has protein sequence MSLESEAGLAGDVLPGALSEALHAELVAFRRDLHMHPELGNQEFRTTAAIKERLEQAGLRPRVLGKGTGLVCDIGITEGERSAVPLLALRADIDALPIPDTKTDCPYRSTVPDRAHACGHDVHTTVVLGTGLVLAEMHANGLLPRPVRLIFQPAEEVLPGGAMDAIEDGVLAGVGRILAVHCDPRVDAGRVGLRHGAITSACDRLEIALDGPGGHTARPHLTTDLVTAAARVALDVPAVIARRVDTRVGLALTWGRIESGHAPNVIPQHAELSGTVRCLDLEAWRLAPDIVHAAIDEVATLHRAKSEITYLRGVPPVVNDRESTELLRRAMSARRGRDSVESTEQSLGGEDFSWYLENVPGAMARLGVRRPGERTVRDLHQGDFDADEHAITVGVELFTAAACLDTMSAMEV, from the coding sequence ATGTCCCTAGAGTCCGAGGCCGGCCTCGCGGGGGATGTGCTCCCCGGCGCGCTGAGCGAAGCCCTGCACGCCGAACTCGTCGCCTTCCGTCGCGACTTGCACATGCACCCTGAGCTGGGCAATCAGGAGTTCCGTACGACCGCAGCGATCAAGGAGCGGCTGGAGCAGGCCGGGCTGAGGCCCCGTGTGCTCGGCAAGGGAACCGGACTCGTGTGTGACATCGGAATCACCGAGGGTGAGCGGTCGGCCGTACCGCTGCTCGCCCTGCGCGCGGACATCGATGCCCTGCCCATCCCGGACACCAAGACCGACTGCCCCTATCGGTCCACCGTGCCCGATCGGGCGCATGCGTGCGGGCACGATGTGCACACGACCGTGGTGCTCGGGACCGGGCTCGTACTCGCCGAGATGCATGCCAATGGACTGCTTCCCCGCCCCGTACGGCTGATCTTCCAGCCCGCCGAGGAGGTGCTGCCCGGCGGTGCCATGGACGCGATCGAGGACGGGGTGCTGGCCGGCGTCGGCCGGATCCTCGCCGTGCACTGCGACCCCCGGGTCGACGCCGGAAGGGTCGGGCTGCGGCACGGGGCGATCACCAGCGCCTGCGACCGGCTGGAGATCGCGCTCGACGGCCCCGGCGGGCACACCGCCCGGCCCCACCTGACCACCGACCTCGTCACCGCCGCCGCCCGGGTCGCCCTCGACGTACCCGCGGTGATCGCCCGCCGGGTCGACACCCGGGTCGGGCTGGCGCTGACCTGGGGCCGCATCGAGTCGGGGCACGCGCCGAACGTCATCCCGCAGCACGCCGAGCTGTCCGGCACCGTGCGCTGCCTGGACCTCGAGGCCTGGCGGCTGGCCCCCGACATCGTGCACGCGGCCATCGACGAGGTCGCCACCCTGCACCGCGCCAAGTCGGAGATCACCTACCTCCGCGGGGTGCCGCCCGTCGTCAACGACCGGGAGTCCACCGAACTGCTGCGTCGCGCGATGTCGGCCCGGCGCGGCCGGGACTCCGTCGAGTCCACCGAGCAGAGCCTGGGCGGAGAGGACTTCTCCTGGTACCTGGAGAACGTGCCGGGGGCCATGGCCCGGCTCGGGGTCCGCAGGCCCGGTGAGCGGACCGTGCGTGATCTGCACCAGGGTGACTTCGACGCCGACGAGCACGCGATCACGGTGGGCGTGGAGCTGTTCACCGCGGCGGCCTGCCTGGACACGATGTCTGCCATGGAGGTCTGA
- a CDS encoding BMP family lipoprotein: MRRVAKLSAACLATAALAVTATACGSTSSDNASSPSSSGGGKGIKIGLAYDVGGRGDRSFNDSAARGADKAEKEFGGSVKELTAKTSDTEADREQRLSDLADAGYNPIIAVGYAYAPSITKVAAKYPKTNFGIVDSVVNAKNVDSITFTEEEGSYLAGVAAALKTKKDHVGFIGGVDVPLIKKFEAGFTQGVKDTNPKIKVDTQYLSHGSDTSGFASPDKGKEAAQGMLDNGADVVYTAAGSSGNGAIEAVNGTKGAWAIGVDSDQYNIPGLAKYKNSILTSVVKNVDVGVYDLIKSAHDGKPLAGNQVYSLAKNGVSLATSGGFINDIQAKLDAAKQKIVSGQIKVKTTP, translated from the coding sequence GTGCGCCGGGTAGCCAAGCTTTCCGCTGCGTGTCTCGCGACCGCGGCACTCGCCGTGACTGCCACCGCGTGTGGCAGCACGTCCTCCGACAACGCCAGCTCGCCCTCCTCCTCCGGTGGCGGCAAGGGCATCAAGATCGGTCTCGCCTACGACGTCGGCGGCCGCGGTGACCGCTCCTTCAACGACTCCGCCGCGCGCGGTGCCGACAAGGCCGAGAAGGAGTTCGGCGGCTCCGTCAAGGAGCTGACCGCGAAGACCTCCGACACCGAGGCCGACCGCGAGCAGCGCCTGTCCGACCTGGCGGACGCCGGCTACAACCCGATCATCGCCGTCGGTTACGCCTACGCGCCCTCCATCACCAAGGTCGCCGCGAAGTACCCGAAGACCAACTTCGGCATCGTCGACTCGGTCGTCAACGCCAAGAACGTCGACAGCATCACCTTCACCGAGGAGGAGGGCTCCTACCTCGCCGGTGTCGCCGCCGCGCTGAAGACGAAGAAGGACCACGTCGGCTTCATCGGCGGTGTGGACGTCCCGCTGATCAAGAAGTTCGAGGCGGGCTTCACCCAGGGTGTCAAGGACACCAACCCCAAGATCAAGGTCGACACCCAGTACCTGAGCCACGGCTCGGACACCTCCGGCTTCGCCAGCCCCGACAAGGGCAAGGAGGCCGCGCAGGGCATGCTCGACAACGGCGCGGACGTCGTCTACACCGCGGCCGGCTCCTCCGGCAACGGCGCGATCGAGGCCGTCAACGGCACCAAGGGCGCCTGGGCCATCGGCGTGGACTCCGACCAGTACAACATCCCGGGTCTCGCCAAGTACAAGAACTCGATCCTGACCTCCGTGGTCAAGAACGTCGACGTCGGCGTCTACGACCTCATCAAGTCCGCCCACGACGGCAAGCCGCTGGCCGGCAACCAGGTCTACTCGCTGGCCAAGAACGGTGTCTCCCTGGCCACCAGTGGCGGCTTCATCAACGACATCCAGGCCAAGCTGGACGCCGCGAAGCAGAAGATCGTCTCCGGTCAGATCAAGGTCAAGACCACCCCGTGA
- a CDS encoding ABC transporter ATP-binding protein, producing MRGITKRFPGVVANRDIDITVSTGTVHALCGENGAGKSTLMKILYGMQQPDEGTITVNGEQVVLHNPGDAIARGIGMVHQHFMLADNLTVLENVVLGAEKLYGIGGKARAKIKEISDAYGLNVRPDVLVEELGVADRQRVEILKVLYRGAKTLILDEPTAVLVPQEVDALFDNLRELKAEGLTVIFISHKLGEVLSVADEITVIRRGTTVGTVEPRGTTPKQLAELMVGAELPTPETSESTVTDVPMLKLDGLHLAQTDLDGIERIVLDQVSFTIHKGEVLGIAGVEGNGQSELVEAIMGMRDPDAGVITLDGADISHAATRRRREAGIGYIPEDRHRHGLLLEAPLWENRILGHVTEKPNSKGGLLDIKAARSDTERIVEAYDVRTPGIDVTAASLSGGNQQKLIVGREMSHNPKLLIAAHPTRGVDVGAQAAIWDYIREARREGLAVLLISADLDELIGLSDTLRVMYRGRLVADADPATITPEELGSAMTGAATGHLEHTEDDE from the coding sequence CTGCGCGGCATCACCAAGCGTTTCCCCGGCGTCGTCGCCAACCGCGACATCGACATCACCGTGTCCACGGGCACCGTCCATGCCCTGTGCGGAGAGAACGGCGCCGGCAAGTCCACCCTGATGAAGATCCTCTACGGCATGCAGCAGCCGGACGAGGGCACCATCACGGTCAACGGGGAGCAGGTCGTCCTGCACAACCCCGGCGACGCCATCGCCCGCGGCATCGGCATGGTGCACCAGCACTTCATGCTCGCCGACAACCTCACCGTGCTGGAGAACGTCGTCCTCGGCGCGGAGAAGCTGTACGGCATCGGCGGCAAGGCCCGCGCCAAGATCAAGGAGATCTCCGACGCGTACGGCCTGAACGTCCGCCCGGACGTGCTCGTGGAGGAGCTGGGGGTCGCCGACCGCCAGCGCGTGGAGATCCTCAAGGTCCTCTACCGCGGTGCCAAGACCCTCATCCTCGACGAGCCGACCGCCGTGCTCGTGCCGCAGGAGGTCGACGCGCTCTTCGACAACCTGCGTGAGCTGAAGGCCGAGGGCCTCACCGTCATCTTCATCTCCCACAAGCTGGGCGAGGTGCTCTCCGTCGCCGACGAGATCACCGTCATCCGGCGCGGTACGACGGTCGGCACGGTCGAGCCGCGGGGCACCACCCCGAAGCAGCTCGCCGAGCTGATGGTCGGCGCCGAGCTGCCCACCCCGGAGACCTCGGAGTCCACCGTCACGGACGTCCCGATGCTCAAGCTGGACGGCCTGCACCTGGCGCAGACCGACCTCGACGGCATCGAGCGCATCGTCCTGGACCAGGTCTCCTTCACCATCCACAAGGGCGAGGTCCTCGGTATCGCCGGTGTGGAGGGCAACGGCCAGTCCGAACTGGTCGAGGCGATCATGGGCATGCGCGACCCCGACGCCGGTGTGATCACCCTCGACGGCGCCGACATCTCGCACGCCGCCACCCGCCGCCGCCGCGAGGCCGGCATCGGCTACATCCCCGAGGACCGCCACCGCCACGGCCTGCTCCTGGAAGCGCCGCTGTGGGAGAACCGCATCCTCGGCCACGTCACCGAGAAGCCCAACTCCAAGGGCGGGCTCCTCGACATCAAGGCCGCCCGCTCCGACACCGAGCGGATCGTCGAGGCCTACGACGTCCGCACCCCCGGTATCGACGTCACCGCGGCCTCGCTGTCCGGCGGCAACCAGCAGAAGCTGATCGTCGGCCGCGAGATGAGCCACAACCCCAAGCTGCTCATCGCCGCCCACCCCACCCGCGGTGTGGACGTCGGCGCCCAGGCCGCCATCTGGGACTACATCCGGGAGGCCCGCCGCGAGGGCCTGGCCGTGCTGCTGATCTCCGCGGACCTGGACGAGCTGATCGGGCTCTCCGACACCCTGCGGGTGATGTACCGCGGCCGCCTGGTCGCCGACGCCGACCCCGCCACGATCACCCCCGAGGAGCTGGGCTCCGCCATGACGGGTGCGGCCACCGGCCACCTGGAGCACACAGAGGACGACGAGTGA
- a CDS encoding ABC transporter permease, giving the protein MNRLTSRIDRERLLLGIAAPLLAIVAALVVTTLVILATGKNPGAAFSDMMTYGFASDSQVYILNKATTYYLAGVSVAIGFRMNLFNIGVDGQYRLAAFVAAVLGGALTVPGWIAIPLIMICAMATGALWAAVAGILKVTRGVSEVIATIMLNSIATAVIAYLLQPGKLGELQQGGTLVSTKPLPSSSYFFSINTGPAGELDGFIVVAVLVGLAYWFVLGRTRFGFDLRTVGQSESAASASGVSVKKMVATSMIISGAVAGLVGMPTLLNESHQFDNSFPVGIGFTGIAIALLGRNSPIGIALGALLWGFLERTTNHLEFQGYDKEILGVIEGVIVLCVVIAYEVVRRYGLKRQQQKVGAELAAQAAATKKQEVA; this is encoded by the coding sequence ATGAACAGGCTGACCTCACGGATCGACAGGGAGCGGCTGCTCCTCGGGATCGCGGCACCACTGCTGGCGATCGTCGCGGCGCTCGTCGTCACCACCCTGGTGATCCTCGCGACCGGCAAGAACCCGGGCGCCGCGTTCAGCGACATGATGACCTACGGCTTCGCCAGCGACAGCCAGGTCTACATCCTGAACAAGGCGACGACGTACTACCTCGCGGGTGTCTCGGTGGCCATCGGCTTCCGGATGAACCTGTTCAACATCGGTGTCGACGGCCAGTACCGGCTCGCCGCGTTCGTCGCCGCCGTCCTCGGCGGCGCACTGACCGTGCCCGGCTGGATCGCCATCCCGCTGATCATGATCTGCGCCATGGCGACCGGCGCCCTGTGGGCCGCCGTCGCCGGCATCCTCAAGGTGACCCGGGGCGTCAGCGAGGTCATCGCGACCATCATGCTGAACTCGATCGCCACCGCCGTCATCGCCTATCTGCTGCAGCCCGGAAAGCTCGGCGAGCTGCAGCAGGGCGGCACCCTGGTCTCCACCAAGCCGCTGCCGTCCTCGTCGTACTTCTTCAGCATCAACACCGGACCGGCCGGTGAGCTGGACGGCTTCATCGTCGTCGCCGTACTCGTCGGTCTCGCCTACTGGTTCGTGCTCGGCCGCACCCGCTTCGGCTTCGACCTGCGCACCGTCGGCCAGTCCGAGAGCGCCGCCTCCGCGAGCGGTGTGTCGGTGAAGAAGATGGTCGCCACCAGCATGATCATCTCGGGTGCGGTGGCCGGCCTGGTCGGCATGCCGACCCTGCTCAACGAGAGCCACCAGTTCGACAACAGCTTCCCGGTCGGCATCGGCTTCACCGGCATCGCCATCGCGCTGCTCGGCCGTAACAGCCCGATCGGCATCGCGCTCGGCGCCCTGCTGTGGGGCTTCCTGGAGCGCACCACCAACCACCTGGAGTTCCAGGGCTACGACAAGGAGATCCTCGGCGTCATCGAGGGCGTCATCGTCCTGTGCGTCGTGATCGCCTACGAGGTCGTACGCCGCTACGGCCTCAAGCGCCAGCAGCAGAAGGTCGGCGCGGAACTCGCCGCTCAGGCCGCCGCGACGAAGAAGCAGGAGGTGGCGTGA
- a CDS encoding ABC transporter permease, with amino-acid sequence MTATMTDTPPPAAPKAAGAPQRSGRSVGQILMIVAGALLLVAAVRMITGSDSLDSAGQVSAALGLAVPIGLAGLAGLWSERAGVVNIGLEGMMILGTFGAGWIGWQTNPWLGLLMGIAFGALGGLLHAVVTVTFGVDHIVSGVAINLLALGATQYLAKLFFNSGSAANAGGNPKQSPPVDSLPQITVPGLSSGLHSIENHHWFLISDIAGILGGLVTDLSVVTILAALLFVGTWWLLWRTPFGLRLRSCGENPTAAESLGVNVYSYKYAAVAVSGGLAGLGGAFLALVTSHTYLEGQTGGRGYIGLAAMIFGNWRPGGLAMGAGLFGYSDALQLRNGGVTVHALLLLLVVLLAALAGWKLYKKAVWQGVISAGTAALVLVWYLLTDEVPSDFVGATPYVVTLLVLSLSAQRLRMPKADGMRYRKGQGK; translated from the coding sequence ATGACTGCCACGATGACCGACACGCCGCCGCCCGCGGCGCCCAAGGCGGCGGGCGCGCCGCAGCGCTCGGGCCGCTCCGTCGGCCAGATCCTCATGATCGTCGCCGGTGCGCTGCTGCTCGTCGCAGCCGTCCGCATGATCACCGGCTCCGACTCCCTCGACTCCGCCGGCCAGGTAAGCGCCGCCCTCGGTCTCGCCGTGCCCATCGGTCTCGCCGGTCTCGCCGGCCTGTGGTCCGAGCGGGCCGGTGTGGTCAACATCGGCCTCGAAGGCATGATGATCCTCGGCACCTTCGGCGCCGGCTGGATCGGCTGGCAGACCAACCCCTGGCTCGGCCTGCTGATGGGCATCGCCTTCGGCGCCCTCGGCGGTCTGCTGCACGCCGTCGTCACCGTCACCTTCGGCGTCGACCACATCGTCTCCGGTGTCGCGATCAACCTGCTCGCGCTCGGCGCCACCCAGTACCTCGCCAAGCTGTTCTTCAACAGCGGCAGCGCGGCGAACGCGGGCGGCAACCCCAAGCAGTCCCCGCCGGTCGACTCGCTGCCCCAGATCACCGTGCCCGGCCTGTCCAGCGGCCTGCACTCGATCGAGAACCACCACTGGTTCCTGATCTCCGACATCGCCGGCATCCTCGGCGGCCTCGTCACGGACCTGTCCGTGGTGACGATCCTCGCGGCGCTGCTGTTCGTCGGCACCTGGTGGCTGCTGTGGCGCACCCCGTTCGGTCTGCGGCTGCGCTCCTGCGGTGAGAACCCGACCGCCGCCGAGTCCCTCGGCGTCAACGTCTACAGCTACAAGTACGCGGCCGTCGCCGTCTCCGGCGGTCTCGCCGGCCTCGGCGGTGCCTTCCTCGCCCTGGTCACCTCGCACACCTACCTGGAGGGCCAGACCGGTGGCCGCGGTTACATCGGCCTCGCGGCGATGATCTTCGGCAACTGGCGGCCGGGCGGCCTGGCGATGGGCGCGGGCCTGTTCGGCTACTCCGACGCGCTCCAGCTGCGCAACGGCGGTGTCACGGTGCACGCGCTGCTGCTCCTGCTGGTCGTGCTGCTCGCGGCGCTGGCAGGGTGGAAGCTGTACAAGAAGGCGGTGTGGCAGGGCGTGATCAGCGCCGGCACGGCCGCGCTGGTCCTGGTCTGGTACCTGCTCACCGACGAGGTCCCGAGCGACTTCGTGGGCGCGACGCCGTACGTCGTCACGCTGCTGGTGCTGTCCCTGTCGGCGCAGCGCCTGCGGATGCCGAAGGCGGACGGCATGCGCTACCGGAAGGGCCAGGGCAAGTGA
- a CDS encoding cytidine deaminase: MTTQAAEFDWEALREVAREAMSHAYAPYSGFPVGVAARVDDGRTVTGCNVENASYGLGLCAECGLVSDLQRTGGGRLTHFACVDGKGAALVPCGRCRQLLYEFGGPDLLLDTPEGILPLSEMLPQAFGPDHLTK; the protein is encoded by the coding sequence GTGACGACGCAAGCCGCCGAGTTCGACTGGGAGGCGCTGCGGGAGGTGGCGCGCGAGGCGATGTCCCACGCCTACGCCCCCTACTCCGGCTTCCCGGTCGGCGTGGCGGCCCGGGTCGACGACGGCCGTACCGTCACCGGCTGCAACGTCGAGAACGCCTCCTACGGCCTCGGCCTGTGCGCCGAGTGCGGGCTGGTCTCGGACCTGCAGCGCACGGGCGGCGGCCGTCTCACGCACTTCGCCTGCGTGGACGGCAAGGGCGCCGCGCTGGTGCCGTGCGGCCGTTGCCGCCAGCTCCTGTACGAGTTCGGCGGGCCCGACCTGCTCCTCGACACCCCCGAGGGCATCCTCCCGCTCTCCGAGATGCTGCCCCAGGCCTTCGGCCCGGACCATCTCACCAAGTAA
- a CDS encoding thymidine phosphorylase, with protein sequence MDAISVIRTKRDRGELTDEQIDWVIDAYTRGEVADEQMSSLAMAILLNGMNRREIARWTAAMIASGERMDFSSLSRPTADKHSTGGVGDKITLPLAPLVAACGAAVPQLSGRGLGHTGGTLDKLESIPGWRALLSNEEMLNVLDTTGAVICAAGDGLAPADKKLYALRDVTGTVEAIPLIASSIMSKKIAEGTGSLVLDVKVGTGAFMKTIEDARELASTMVGLGTDHGVKTVALLTDMSTPLGLTAGNGLEVRESVEVLAGGGPADVVELTLALAREMLDAAGIKDADPAKALADGSAMDVWRRMIAAQGGDPDAELPTSKEQHVIKAPSSGVLTRLDAYDIGIAAWRLGAGRARKEDPVQAAAGVEMHAKPGDKVQEGQPLLTLHTDTPERFAYALQAVEGSYDIAAPGTEFPATPVVLERIA encoded by the coding sequence ATGGACGCCATCTCCGTCATCCGCACCAAGCGGGACCGCGGTGAGCTGACCGACGAGCAGATCGACTGGGTCATCGACGCCTACACTCGCGGCGAGGTCGCCGACGAGCAGATGTCCTCGCTCGCCATGGCGATCCTGCTCAACGGCATGAACCGCCGTGAGATCGCCCGCTGGACGGCGGCCATGATCGCCTCGGGCGAGCGCATGGACTTCTCCTCGCTGTCCCGCCCGACGGCGGACAAGCACTCCACGGGCGGCGTGGGCGACAAGATCACCCTGCCGCTGGCTCCGCTGGTGGCCGCCTGCGGTGCCGCGGTCCCGCAGCTCTCGGGCCGGGGCCTCGGCCACACGGGCGGCACCCTGGACAAGCTGGAGTCGATCCCGGGCTGGCGCGCCCTGCTGTCCAACGAGGAGATGCTGAACGTCCTGGACACCACGGGCGCGGTGATCTGCGCGGCGGGCGACGGCCTGGCCCCGGCGGACAAGAAGCTCTACGCGCTGCGTGACGTCACCGGCACGGTGGAGGCGATCCCGCTGATCGCCTCCTCCATCATGTCGAAGAAGATCGCGGAGGGCACGGGGTCGCTGGTCCTGGACGTGAAGGTGGGTACCGGCGCCTTCATGAAGACGATCGAGGACGCCCGTGAACTGGCGTCGACGATGGTCGGCCTCGGCACGGACCACGGCGTGAAGACGGTCGCGCTCCTGACCGACATGTCGACCCCGCTGGGCCTCACGGCCGGCAACGGGCTCGAGGTCCGCGAGTCGGTGGAGGTCCTGGCGGGCGGCGGCCCGGCGGACGTGGTCGAGCTGACGCTCGCGCTGGCGCGCGAGATGCTGGACGCGGCGGGCATCAAGGACGCCGACCCGGCGAAGGCGCTGGCCGACGGCTCGGCGATGGACGTCTGGCGCCGCATGATCGCGGCCCAGGGCGGCGACCCGGACGCCGAGCTGCCCACGTCGAAGGAACAGCACGTGATCAAGGCCCCGTCCTCGGGCGTCCTGACCCGCCTCGACGCCTACGACATCGGCATCGCCGCCTGGCGCCTGGGCGCCGGCCGCGCCCGCAAGGAGGACCCGGTGCAGGCGGCGGCGGGCGTGGAGATGCACGCCAAGCCGGGCGACAAGGTACAGGAGGGCCAGCCCCTGCTGACCCTCCACACGGACACCCCGGAGCGCTTCGCATACGCGCTGCAGGCGGTGGAGGGCTCGTACGACATCGCGGCGCCGGGTACGGAGTTCCCGGCCACGCCGGTGGTGCTGGAACGCATCGCCTGA
- a CDS encoding Uma2 family endonuclease — protein MSALTVSQDPDQNWDDLVRYWEEMEWPEGSKVEIIEGIITVSPTPAFRHNIIAARVQRRLYSVIPDEWEVFQTLSIAVPSRLGMFIPDLLVVPVHEPPETDSYLPAALAELVVEVTSKSNARHDRVSKAAAYATAGIPLYLLIDRWAPGGPTATLYGEPKGDVYRVLSAVKFGDPIRLPAPFDVTIDTGEFPVD, from the coding sequence ATGAGCGCACTCACCGTGAGCCAGGACCCCGACCAGAACTGGGACGACCTCGTCCGGTACTGGGAGGAGATGGAATGGCCCGAGGGCAGCAAGGTGGAGATCATCGAGGGGATCATCACCGTGTCACCCACTCCCGCGTTCCGCCACAACATCATCGCGGCCCGTGTCCAGCGTCGCCTCTACTCCGTGATCCCTGATGAATGGGAAGTTTTTCAGACGCTGTCCATCGCCGTACCGTCACGGCTGGGCATGTTCATCCCGGACCTGCTGGTGGTGCCGGTACATGAGCCCCCGGAGACGGACTCCTACCTCCCCGCCGCCCTTGCCGAACTCGTCGTCGAGGTGACCTCCAAGTCCAACGCCCGCCACGACCGCGTCAGCAAGGCCGCCGCCTACGCCACCGCAGGGATCCCGCTCTACCTCCTCATCGACCGCTGGGCACCCGGAGGCCCCACCGCGACCCTCTACGGGGAACCCAAGGGAGATGTCTACCGGGTCCTGAGCGCCGTGAAGTTCGGCGATCCCATCAGGCTCCCGGCCCCGTTCGACGTCACGATCGACACCGGCGAGTTCCCCGTCGACTGA
- a CDS encoding STAS domain-containing protein, with product MSSLRPAGLPTVDTEEPAVLVLPGPVRRDEVAGLCAAVRALLEGGGRERVVVCDVGGLGPPGLAVVDLLARLELTARRAGGRIRLRDPDPALGALLDLAGLSFQAEGQTEEGEPALDVEEAVETGDPAL from the coding sequence ATGAGTTCCCTCCGCCCCGCCGGTCTACCGACCGTGGACACCGAGGAACCCGCCGTGCTCGTGCTGCCCGGCCCCGTCCGTCGTGACGAGGTGGCCGGGCTGTGTGCTGCCGTGCGCGCACTGTTGGAGGGCGGCGGTCGCGAGCGGGTCGTCGTGTGCGACGTGGGCGGGCTCGGGCCGCCGGGGCTCGCCGTCGTCGACCTGCTGGCGCGGCTGGAGCTGACCGCCCGTCGCGCCGGCGGGCGGATACGGCTGCGGGATCCCGACCCGGCGCTAGGGGCACTTCTGGATCTGGCCGGGCTCTCCTTCCAGGCGGAGGGGCAGACCGAAGAGGGGGAACCAGCGCTGGACGTCGAGGAAGCAGTGGAAACCGGTGATCCGGCCCTCTGA
- a CDS encoding sigma-70 family RNA polymerase sigma factor, with protein MGDSTATADLDVALEKHRTELTGYCYRMLGSSFEAEDAVQDTLVRAWRSYEKFEGRSSLRSWLYRIATNVCLDMLTAGNKRARPMDLTESTPLAQAALSPRPDSTWLEPMPDARVLPAVQDPAEAAVAKETVRLAFMAALQQLPPKQRAVLILREVLAWKASEVAELLGTTVASVNSALQRARATLAERADAGPEGMVSDPMDEEQQKLLERYVEAFEGYDMTALTALLHEDAIMTMPPFDLWLRGTADITGFMTTLGASCARSRLLPVQANGLPAFAHYKPDPEQGGFSPWAVQVLEISEGRITGFHCFLDVQRWFPLFGLPLRLEGEPGQIQKCP; from the coding sequence ATGGGCGACAGCACGGCGACGGCGGATCTCGACGTCGCACTGGAGAAGCACCGGACCGAGCTGACCGGGTACTGCTACCGGATGCTCGGCTCCTCCTTCGAGGCCGAGGACGCGGTGCAGGACACCCTGGTGCGGGCCTGGCGGAGCTACGAGAAGTTCGAGGGCCGCTCCTCGCTGCGCTCGTGGCTGTACCGGATCGCGACGAACGTCTGCCTGGACATGCTGACGGCGGGCAACAAGCGGGCGCGGCCGATGGACCTGACCGAGTCGACCCCGCTCGCACAGGCGGCGCTCTCCCCCCGCCCGGACAGCACCTGGCTGGAGCCGATGCCGGACGCGCGCGTGCTGCCGGCGGTGCAGGATCCGGCCGAGGCGGCCGTGGCCAAGGAGACCGTCCGGCTCGCGTTCATGGCGGCGCTGCAGCAACTGCCGCCCAAGCAGCGGGCGGTGCTGATCCTGCGCGAGGTGCTGGCCTGGAAGGCGAGCGAGGTCGCCGAGCTGCTGGGCACCACGGTCGCCTCGGTCAACAGCGCGCTCCAGCGGGCCCGGGCCACACTCGCCGAGCGCGCCGACGCGGGCCCCGAGGGCATGGTGTCCGACCCGATGGACGAGGAGCAGCAAAAGCTCCTGGAGCGGTACGTCGAGGCCTTCGAGGGCTACGACATGACGGCCCTGACGGCGCTGCTCCACGAGGACGCCATCATGACGATGCCGCCGTTCGACCTGTGGCTGCGCGGTACGGCGGACATCACCGGCTTCATGACCACCCTGGGCGCCTCCTGCGCGAGGTCCCGCCTGCTGCCCGTGCAGGCCAACGGACTGCCGGCCTTCGCGCACTACAAGCCGGACCCGGAGCAGGGCGGGTTCAGCCCCTGGGCGGTGCAGGTCCTGGAGATCTCAGAGGGCCGGATCACCGGTTTCCACTGCTTCCTCGACGTCCAGCGCTGGTTCCCCCTCTTCGGTCTGCCCCTCCGCCTGGAAGGAGAGCCCGGCCAGATCCAGAAGTGCCCCTAG